Proteins from a genomic interval of Clostridium cochlearium:
- a CDS encoding chemotaxis protein CheA has product MDTSQYMSMFLEEAMENLQTLNDSLLELEQDPEDSDKLNEIFRIAHTLKGMSATMGFNEIAELTHKMEDVLSEFRDGELKVTENVVTVLFKCLDTLEQMVNNIEDDVDEEISIEGIISELQDIKNSSGKEDIKEKNIEETKKQEPKGEIASNSDFKLNEYDKDVIKQAKSKGYNAYTIKVMLSENTLLKSARAFLIFKNLEDVGEIVKSDPSTEDIESENFEFEINLVYISKKQEQEVLKILSGISEVEQVVIHKLEESEEESSESSQLDLDLNEYDINVIKQAQDRGFDSYAIKVILSENTLLKSARAFLIFKNLEDAGEIIKSTPSVEDIESENFEFEINLIYISNRTKEEIYEILSNISEVEHIMVDNVNVKEEREKIIKAEEKAIEVKEKVKKEKKEKTKEEVKNAPKTKAKGKKEHQFKKQHQSVRVDLERLDKFMNMVSELVIHRTRLEQISQNYKSIELNETLEQVARTTSDLQDLVMKIRMLPLDIVFNRFPRLIRDLSVELNKEMELIIKGQDTELDRTVIDEIGEPLIHLIRNAADHGIEPTEERIKKGKDPVGKIKLLAYQEGTKAVIKVEDDGGGIDVEKIKAKAERLNISTEGMTDNDIRNLIFMQGFSTNEQVTDISGRGVGMDVVKTKIASLGGSVEVISEHDKGSSFIIRLPLTLQIIQALLVKVGEETMAISLGYIDRVIDFKEDLVKKTNNKEVIIYNENVIPLIRLNKRLNLEESNSQKKYIVIVKIGEKNVGLLVDSLLGQQEIVIKPLGKTLQGLKEYIGATILGDGLVTLILDVGSLV; this is encoded by the coding sequence ATGGATACGTCTCAATATATGTCAATGTTTTTAGAAGAGGCTATGGAAAACCTTCAAACTTTAAATGACTCCTTACTTGAATTAGAGCAGGATCCTGAGGATTCAGATAAATTAAATGAAATCTTTAGAATTGCTCACACCCTAAAGGGAATGTCAGCTACTATGGGATTTAATGAGATAGCTGAATTAACTCATAAAATGGAAGATGTATTATCAGAGTTTAGAGATGGTGAGCTAAAAGTAACAGAAAATGTTGTAACAGTTCTGTTTAAATGCTTAGATACTCTAGAACAAATGGTAAATAACATTGAAGATGATGTAGATGAGGAAATTTCCATAGAAGGTATAATATCTGAACTACAAGATATAAAAAATAGTAGTGGAAAAGAAGATATAAAAGAAAAAAATATAGAAGAAACTAAAAAACAGGAGCCAAAAGGAGAAATAGCATCAAATTCAGATTTTAAATTAAATGAATATGATAAAGATGTAATAAAACAGGCAAAAAGTAAGGGATATAATGCCTATACTATAAAAGTTATGCTAAGTGAAAATACTTTATTAAAATCTGCTAGAGCCTTTCTAATATTTAAAAATTTAGAAGATGTAGGGGAAATAGTTAAATCTGACCCTAGTACAGAGGATATAGAAAGTGAGAACTTTGAATTTGAAATCAATTTAGTGTATATTTCTAAAAAACAAGAACAAGAAGTTCTTAAGATTTTATCAGGTATTTCTGAAGTTGAACAAGTTGTAATTCATAAATTAGAAGAAAGCGAAGAAGAAAGCAGTGAGAGTTCTCAATTAGATTTAGACTTAAATGAATATGACATAAATGTAATAAAACAAGCACAGGATAGAGGCTTTGACTCCTATGCAATAAAAGTTATATTAAGTGAAAATACTTTATTAAAATCTGCTAGAGCCTTTTTAATATTTAAAAACTTAGAAGATGCAGGAGAAATAATAAAATCTACACCTAGTGTAGAGGATATAGAAAGTGAGAACTTTGAATTTGAAATCAATTTAATATATATTTCTAATAGAACTAAAGAAGAAATTTATGAAATTTTATCAAATATCTCTGAAGTTGAACACATTATGGTCGATAATGTAAATGTAAAGGAAGAAAGAGAAAAAATAATCAAAGCAGAAGAAAAGGCTATAGAAGTAAAAGAAAAGGTTAAAAAAGAGAAAAAAGAAAAAACAAAAGAAGAAGTAAAAAATGCGCCAAAAACTAAGGCTAAAGGCAAAAAAGAGCATCAATTTAAAAAACAGCATCAATCTGTAAGGGTAGACTTAGAAAGATTAGATAAATTTATGAATATGGTATCTGAACTAGTTATTCACAGAACTAGATTAGAACAAATAAGTCAAAACTACAAATCAATAGAGCTAAACGAAACATTAGAACAGGTAGCAAGAACCACTTCAGACTTACAAGATTTAGTTATGAAGATAAGAATGTTGCCACTAGATATTGTATTTAATAGATTCCCAAGACTTATAAGGGACCTTTCTGTGGAACTAAATAAAGAAATGGAACTTATAATAAAGGGACAGGATACAGAACTAGATAGAACAGTTATAGATGAAATAGGGGAACCATTAATTCACTTAATAAGAAATGCAGCAGACCACGGAATAGAACCAACAGAAGAAAGAATAAAAAAAGGAAAAGATCCCGTTGGTAAAATAAAACTTCTTGCGTACCAAGAAGGTACAAAAGCTGTTATAAAAGTTGAAGATGATGGTGGAGGTATAGATGTTGAAAAAATAAAAGCTAAAGCAGAAAGATTGAATATAAGTACAGAAGGTATGACAGATAATGACATAAGAAATCTTATATTTATGCAAGGTTTTAGCACTAATGAACAGGTAACAGATATTTCTGGTAGAGGGGTTGGAATGGATGTTGTAAAAACAAAAATAGCCTCTCTTGGTGGAAGTGTAGAAGTAATTAGCGAACATGATAAAGGATCTTCTTTTATAATTAGACTTCCATTAACACTACAAATAATACAAGCTCTTCTTGTAAAAGTAGGAGAAGAAACTATGGCTATATCCTTAGGATATATAGATAGAGTTATAGATTTTAAAGAAGACCTAGTAAAGAAAACAAATAATAAAGAAGTTATAATATATAACGAAAATGTAATACCTCTTATAAGACTTAATAAGAGACTAAACCTAGAAGAATCTAATAGCCAAAAGAAATATATTGTAATAGTTAAAATAGGTGAAAAGAATGTGGGACTACTTGTAGATTCACTATTAGGACAACAAGAAATAGTAATAAAACCACTAGGAAAAACATTACAAGGATTAAAAGAATACATAGGTGCTACCATATTGGGAGATGGCCTAGTAACTCTTATACTAGATGTTGGCTCTTTAGTTTAA
- a CDS encoding CheR family methyltransferase yields MDLERFKDWVYKEFRINLHAYKENQLHRRLLSLMSRVGAKSVDEYIDILKKDKEQRQKFLDFITINVTEFFRNPEMFEDLKGKIKTELLPENKNLKIWSAACSIGAEPYSLGILLDELAPSGRHTILATDLDEKILERAKQGFYTENDIKNVKKDRLDKYFKKHGEFYFIDDKIKGMVNFKKHDLILDNYEKNFDLIVCRNVVIYFNQDIKDKIYEKFNESLKKGGLLFVGATESIYNYKNFGFDKASTFIYKKA; encoded by the coding sequence ATGGATTTAGAAAGATTTAAGGATTGGGTGTATAAAGAATTTAGAATAAATCTTCATGCGTACAAAGAAAATCAGTTACATAGAAGACTTCTAAGTCTTATGTCTAGAGTAGGTGCAAAAAGTGTAGATGAATATATAGATATATTAAAAAAAGATAAAGAACAAAGACAAAAGTTTTTAGATTTTATTACTATAAATGTAACGGAATTTTTTAGAAATCCTGAAATGTTTGAAGACTTAAAAGGAAAAATTAAAACTGAGCTACTTCCTGAAAACAAAAATTTAAAGATATGGAGTGCAGCCTGCTCTATTGGAGCAGAACCCTATTCACTAGGAATATTACTGGATGAATTAGCACCTTCAGGTAGACATACAATTCTTGCTACAGATCTAGATGAAAAAATATTGGAAAGAGCAAAGCAGGGCTTCTATACAGAAAATGATATAAAAAATGTAAAAAAAGATAGATTAGATAAATATTTTAAAAAGCATGGAGAATTTTATTTTATTGACGATAAAATAAAGGGAATGGTAAACTTTAAAAAACATGATTTAATTTTGGACAACTATGAAAAAAATTTTGATTTAATAGTATGTAGAAATGTAGTTATATACTTTAATCAAGATATAAAGGACAAAATATATGAAAAGTTTAATGAGTCCTTAAAAAAAGGTGGATTGCTTTTTGTAGGTGCTACTGAAAGTATTTACAATTATAAAAATTTCGGTTTTGATAAAGCCTCCACTTTTATATATAAGAAAGCATAA
- a CDS encoding protein-glutamate methylesterase/protein-glutamine glutaminase: MKKIKVLVVDDSALMRKIISDMINSQSNMEVIATARNGKDLIDKVDALTPDVITLDVEMPVMDGMEALKELQNKKNNIPVIVLSSFSKKSSELTMECLGNGAFDFLPKPSGAISLDIDKVKDDLITKINLAYKKCEFGCSQEDIKNHSKKLMEARKENKKEDKQTVFKNNIRNKKIEAVAIGASTGGPKALYEVITKLPKDLGVPVFVVQHMPATFTKAFAERLDRNSNLKVVEATEGEIIRENVVYIAPGGFHMEVNGNRISLNKEDPIWGVRPAVDKLFFSVAKVYKDKLLSIVLTGMGRDGAEGTVEVKKNGGITISEDEATCTIYGMPKATFETGKVDIVLPIQEISDAIIKIVKGSGEGYGFRKI; encoded by the coding sequence GTGAAAAAAATAAAAGTGTTAGTAGTAGATGATTCAGCTTTAATGAGAAAAATAATATCAGATATGATAAATTCACAAAGTAATATGGAAGTAATAGCAACAGCAAGAAATGGCAAGGATTTAATAGATAAAGTAGATGCACTAACACCAGATGTAATAACATTGGATGTGGAAATGCCTGTTATGGATGGTATGGAAGCATTAAAGGAGTTGCAGAATAAAAAAAATAATATACCAGTAATAGTACTTAGCAGTTTTTCTAAAAAATCCTCAGAATTAACTATGGAGTGCCTTGGAAATGGAGCTTTTGACTTTTTACCTAAGCCTTCTGGTGCAATATCATTGGATATTGATAAAGTAAAGGATGATTTAATAACTAAAATAAATTTAGCCTATAAAAAATGTGAATTTGGATGTTCACAAGAGGACATTAAAAATCATAGCAAAAAACTTATGGAAGCTAGAAAAGAGAATAAAAAAGAAGATAAACAAACAGTATTTAAAAATAATATAAGAAATAAAAAAATAGAAGCTGTAGCTATAGGTGCATCAACAGGAGGCCCAAAGGCACTTTATGAAGTAATAACAAAACTTCCCAAGGACTTGGGGGTGCCTGTATTTGTAGTACAGCATATGCCTGCAACCTTTACAAAAGCTTTTGCAGAGAGGTTAGATCGTAATAGTAATTTAAAGGTAGTAGAAGCAACTGAAGGAGAAATAATAAGAGAAAATGTAGTATATATTGCCCCAGGAGGATTTCACATGGAGGTAAATGGAAACAGAATATCTCTAAACAAAGAAGATCCTATATGGGGAGTAAGACCTGCAGTAGACAAGCTTTTCTTTTCCGTTGCAAAAGTTTATAAGGACAAATTATTAAGCATAGTACTAACAGGCATGGGACGAGATGGCGCAGAAGGTACAGTAGAAGTAAAGAAAAATGGAGGAATAACCATATCTGAAGATGAAGCTACCTGTACAATATATGGAATGCCTAAAGCAACATTTGAAACAGGCAAGGTAGATATTGTATTGCCAATACAGGAAATTTCAGATGCCATAATAAAAATAGTAAAGGGAAGTGGAGAAGGATATGGATTTAGAAAGATTTAA
- a CDS encoding chemotaxis protein CheD, giving the protein MEVKEYRVGIADLNVAKSPDKIITVGLGSCIGIALYDKINGIGGLLHIMLPDSTQFKNVTNPLKFADLGIPILIDKMKEKGANVRNLKAKISGGASMFNFSDKSMIMDIGRRNIESVKKKLNELSIPILAEEVGGNKGRTMILDTSNGVVQIKTVGVGIKEI; this is encoded by the coding sequence ATGGAAGTTAAAGAATATAGGGTGGGGATTGCAGACCTAAATGTGGCAAAGTCCCCAGATAAGATAATTACAGTAGGACTTGGCTCCTGTATAGGTATAGCATTATATGATAAAATTAATGGCATAGGAGGACTTTTACACATAATGCTTCCAGATAGTACTCAATTTAAAAATGTAACTAATCCATTAAAATTTGCTGATTTAGGAATACCTATATTAATAGATAAAATGAAAGAAAAAGGAGCCAATGTTAGAAATCTAAAGGCTAAAATTTCTGGTGGAGCTTCTATGTTTAACTTCTCAGACAAAAGTATGATAATGGACATTGGAAGAAGGAATATAGAATCTGTAAAAAAGAAACTAAATGAATTATCTATACCAATATTAGCAGAAGAAGTTGGTGGAAACAAAGGAAGAACCATGATACTGGATACATCAAATGGTGTTGTCCAAATAAAAACTGTAGGAGTGGGTATAAAAGAAATATAA
- a CDS encoding chemotaxis protein CheW — protein MANREKKILIFGINNEFYATDIMEIERILGFEEPTRVPDSPDFVEGVINYEGNILPIICLSKKFNIPKTQIYNDSDRKIIVAKEKTGKIGILVDIVSEVKDINIDNIEAPPEIVAGISKRYIKGLIKEEDKIIIFLNLGTILTEEEKEIINKE, from the coding sequence ATGGCAAATAGGGAAAAAAAGATATTAATATTTGGCATAAATAATGAATTTTATGCTACAGACATAATGGAAATAGAAAGAATATTAGGTTTTGAAGAACCAACGAGAGTACCAGATTCTCCAGATTTTGTAGAAGGTGTTATAAACTATGAAGGAAATATACTTCCAATAATTTGTTTGTCAAAAAAGTTTAATATACCAAAAACTCAAATTTATAATGACAGTGATAGAAAAATAATAGTTGCAAAAGAAAAGACAGGTAAAATAGGTATATTAGTGGATATAGTATCAGAAGTAAAAGATATAAATATAGACAATATTGAAGCACCACCAGAAATAGTTGCCGGTATTTCTAAAAGGTATATAAAGGGATTAATAAAAGAAGAAGACAAAATTATAATATTTTTAAATTTAGGTACTATATTAACAGAAGAAGAAAAAGAAATTATCAATAAAGAATAA